From Bacteroidales bacterium, one genomic window encodes:
- a CDS encoding ABC transporter permease — translation MKLAKRKYIYIEVISIAVMLVVWKLLSMHFHSNFILPSPEDTIVSTVKLICTAEFLKIVGTTILRGLIGFIIAAILGIGIGILAGIYSGLAAFMKPIVVTFRATPVVAIILLALIWLTPDSVPVFIAFLTMFPLIYINVTDGFNSVDSSLIEMAKFYGAGKRRITSEVYIPSIMPFIISGISSAVGIGWRAIIVGEVLAQPKYGIGTMMQGAQTFLNVDILIAWTLIAVLISSLFELLIRWEEKKLITWK, via the coding sequence ATGAAATTGGCTAAAAGAAAATATATATACATAGAGGTTATCTCAATAGCTGTAATGCTGGTTGTGTGGAAACTTCTTTCCATGCACTTTCATTCCAACTTCATTTTGCCAAGTCCGGAGGATACAATAGTCTCAACTGTCAAGCTGATATGTACGGCGGAATTTCTTAAAATAGTGGGAACCACTATTTTACGCGGATTAATAGGTTTCATTATTGCGGCAATTCTGGGAATCGGAATAGGAATTCTTGCGGGGATATATTCCGGATTGGCAGCATTTATGAAACCAATAGTTGTAACATTCAGAGCTACGCCTGTAGTTGCAATAATTTTGCTTGCTCTTATTTGGCTCACTCCGGATTCCGTACCTGTATTCATTGCTTTCCTTACAATGTTTCCGCTTATTTACATAAATGTAACTGACGGCTTTAATAGCGTGGATTCCAGCCTGATAGAGATGGCCAAGTTTTACGGTGCGGGCAAGCGGAGAATCACATCGGAGGTATATATTCCGTCCATTATGCCATTCATCATAAGCGGAATATCCAGCGCAGTAGGAATAGGATGGAGAGCTATAATTGTTGGTGAAGTTCTGGCCCAGCCAAAGTACGGCATAGGAACCATGATGCAAGGCGCCCAGACTTTTTTAAACGTAGATATATTAATTGCATGGACATTAATAGCGGTGCTGATAAGCTCTCTGTTTGAGCTGCTTATACGGTGGGAAGAGAAAAAATTAATTACCTGGAAATAG
- a CDS encoding ABC transporter substrate-binding protein → MKKYLCTLIFITCLPLLIGCGGKSAGNRESSDYCTIATLKGPSALGMIKMIDSIKYHDRLYSENGVKKGITIVILNEPLQVRKMMIDGTADFAILPMTTAAVLYNKGLDYRLAAVPIWGTFYLCGKDSTIKNWSNLRGRRIHLMAKGMTPDVLFRYLLKQNGLDPDKDVKLDYSFPTHTALTSAMAAGRVDIGVLTEPFVSMVLSKNKSLHALLDLNAEWKKACGTPIAETAFVGNGKFMKNHPELTGKILRIYSKSTDWVNNNPDSAAFLTAKYGILADSTVARVAIPRCNLKFVKASEVRKEVNDYLKIFYNMNPDITGGKIPDEKFYMSADKQLK, encoded by the coding sequence ATGAAAAAGTACTTATGCACCTTAATATTTATTACGTGCCTTCCATTGCTTATTGGCTGCGGCGGGAAATCTGCCGGAAATAGAGAGAGTTCAGACTATTGTACAATTGCCACACTTAAAGGGCCTTCCGCTCTTGGGATGATAAAAATGATTGACAGTATTAAATATCACGACAGGTTATACTCAGAAAACGGAGTAAAAAAAGGAATTACCATAGTAATCTTGAACGAGCCACTGCAAGTGCGCAAAATGATGATTGACGGCACGGCGGATTTTGCAATTTTGCCAATGACAACCGCGGCGGTGCTTTACAATAAAGGTCTGGATTACAGGCTTGCAGCGGTCCCTATCTGGGGAACTTTTTACTTATGCGGCAAAGATTCTACCATAAAAAACTGGAGCAATTTAAGAGGGCGCAGAATTCATCTTATGGCAAAGGGTATGACGCCGGACGTTCTTTTCAGATACCTGCTTAAGCAAAACGGACTGGACCCTGACAAAGACGTGAAGCTGGATTACAGCTTTCCAACACATACTGCTCTCACAAGTGCTATGGCAGCAGGACGTGTTGATATTGGGGTACTTACAGAGCCGTTTGTGAGCATGGTTCTATCAAAAAATAAATCTCTTCATGCTCTTTTGGACCTTAACGCAGAGTGGAAAAAAGCCTGCGGCACCCCTATTGCCGAGACAGCTTTTGTAGGTAACGGAAAATTTATGAAAAATCATCCGGAGCTTACCGGAAAAATATTGAGAATTTACTCTAAATCAACAGATTGGGTAAATAATAATCCAGACAGCGCCGCTTTTCTGACTGCAAAATATGGGATACTTGCAGACAGTACAGTTGCAAGAGTTGCAATACCAAGATGCAACCTGAAATTTGTCAAAGCATCTGAGGTACGGAAAGAAGTAAACGACTATCTCAAAATATTTTACAATATGAATCCTGACATTACGGGCGGCAAAATCCCGGATGAAAAGTTTTATATGAGTGCAGATAAACAGCTGAAATAA
- a CDS encoding TonB-dependent receptor, whose protein sequence is MMKKYRVIIPALIAVLFVSVAVSGKSKTNQKVKKTTVSSVVKDTTASEKAEKLGEVVVSSMRVNRKLMEVPASMSISGALDYKKNSAFTVANVLNSEPGIAFGGDGVWSTNVVVRGLGESRLVTLIDGDRVETASDLTASLSMIDVNNIERVEVIKGAQSSLYGSGALGGIINVITKQGDFAPRFNVGGGVTPSYSTVNKYFSNNVFLNFGDKKWYLRVSDSYGKAHNIKTPDGKINNSGFKTNDFSASAGFRPFANQVLKVQYQRNWSKDVGIPGGSAFPGPATASYKKIGRALLDVSYEFTNLTDVFKSLKFKYYNQYIIRNVEMTPNTSTTVKMPNGMSQVTTPNLLTPHATHKTNGGEIVGTWKFSDNQTLVAGVDLWRRNIKSSRVKYVTVNVLKPNGDTLKTNHVERGETPLPTASFTSAGAFAQDEMHFLNNRLTVTAGARLDEVWIKNDKCYDVDYIILNGVRTDNPATQRVTFDKNSTHNTSWSANLGAIYKLTDNVDAVFNAARSFRVASLEERYKYIDLGNYVRLGNPNLKSENGYSFDLGLRVWGSKVNVEASVFMNRVNNLIVEEKGSFIYTLATTGKQDTIPAMVNANVDRALLYGFDFKADYNVIDNLVLSAAVSYVRGKDTRANTSLPQIPPFNARLGARYTFTKLGSAELAWTLAAKQSKIAAGETETAGYGRLDFAVNTVNFRILHGLWLQVFAGIDNLTNNTYTNHLSTNRGSISVEPGRNFYARACFTF, encoded by the coding sequence ATGATGAAGAAATATAGAGTTATTATTCCGGCGCTGATTGCAGTATTGTTTGTATCTGTAGCCGTGTCCGGAAAATCAAAAACAAATCAGAAAGTTAAAAAGACAACGGTTTCGTCGGTAGTTAAAGACACAACGGCTTCAGAGAAGGCGGAGAAACTTGGGGAAGTAGTTGTATCCAGCATGCGTGTAAACAGAAAACTTATGGAAGTACCTGCTTCTATGAGTATTTCAGGCGCTTTGGATTACAAAAAAAATTCCGCCTTTACTGTTGCCAATGTTTTGAATTCTGAGCCGGGCATTGCTTTTGGCGGTGACGGCGTTTGGTCAACCAATGTTGTTGTCCGCGGACTTGGCGAGAGCCGCCTTGTCACTTTAATTGACGGCGACAGAGTTGAGACAGCGTCTGATTTGACAGCATCGCTGAGTATGATAGATGTAAATAATATTGAGCGCGTAGAGGTTATAAAAGGCGCTCAATCATCACTTTACGGCAGCGGCGCTCTTGGCGGAATTATTAACGTGATTACAAAACAGGGAGACTTTGCTCCTCGCTTTAATGTGGGCGGCGGCGTTACTCCTTCTTATTCAACTGTTAACAAGTACTTCTCAAACAATGTGTTTTTAAACTTTGGAGATAAGAAGTGGTACTTGAGGGTAAGTGATTCCTATGGCAAGGCACATAATATTAAGACTCCCGACGGGAAAATTAATAATAGCGGTTTTAAGACGAATGATTTCTCTGCAAGCGCAGGCTTCAGACCATTTGCAAATCAGGTACTTAAGGTGCAATATCAGCGTAATTGGTCTAAAGATGTTGGAATACCGGGAGGTTCTGCTTTCCCCGGACCTGCAACTGCTTCTTATAAGAAAATAGGGAGGGCTCTTTTAGATGTCAGCTATGAATTCACAAATCTTACGGATGTCTTTAAATCTTTGAAATTCAAATATTACAATCAATATATCATCCGCAATGTAGAGATGACTCCAAATACTTCTACAACTGTAAAGATGCCAAACGGGATGAGTCAGGTAACAACGCCTAATCTTTTAACTCCTCATGCAACCCATAAAACTAATGGCGGGGAAATTGTAGGAACTTGGAAGTTCTCTGATAATCAGACTCTTGTAGCTGGAGTGGATTTATGGAGGAGAAATATAAAGAGCAGCAGAGTCAAATACGTGACTGTTAATGTTCTTAAACCTAATGGCGATACTTTAAAGACTAATCATGTAGAGAGGGGAGAGACTCCGCTTCCAACTGCCTCATTTACAAGCGCGGGCGCTTTTGCTCAGGATGAAATGCATTTTCTGAACAATAGACTTACAGTTACGGCCGGAGCAAGATTGGATGAAGTTTGGATTAAGAATGATAAATGCTATGATGTTGATTATATAATTTTGAATGGGGTTCGTACTGACAATCCTGCTACTCAAAGAGTTACATTTGACAAGAATAGTACTCACAATACTTCATGGAGTGCAAATCTTGGTGCCATTTACAAGCTGACTGATAATGTAGACGCTGTCTTTAATGCAGCCCGTTCATTCAGAGTTGCCTCATTGGAAGAGCGTTACAAATATATTGACCTTGGAAATTATGTAAGATTGGGCAATCCTAATTTAAAATCTGAAAACGGATACTCTTTTGATCTTGGTCTAAGAGTTTGGGGTTCAAAGGTTAATGTTGAGGCTTCTGTATTTATGAACAGAGTTAATAATCTTATTGTAGAAGAGAAGGGTTCTTTCATTTACACATTGGCAACAACAGGCAAGCAGGATACAATTCCGGCAATGGTGAACGCTAATGTTGATAGAGCTTTGTTGTACGGCTTTGATTTTAAGGCAGATTACAATGTAATTGATAATCTTGTTTTGTCTGCGGCAGTCTCTTATGTAAGAGGAAAGGATACCAGGGCAAATACAAGTCTGCCTCAAATCCCGCCGTTCAATGCAAGACTTGGCGCACGCTATACATTTACAAAATTAGGTTCCGCAGAACTTGCATGGACACTTGCAGCAAAGCAGAGCAAGATAGCGGCCGGCGAGACTGAGACTGCGGGATACGGCAGATTAGATTTTGCAGTTAATACCGTAAACTTCAGAATATTGCATGGTCTGTGGCTGCAGGTATTTGCAGGTATTGACAACTTGACAAACAATACCTATACAAATCACCTTTCAACTAACAGAGGTAGCATAAGCGTAGAACCGGGCCGTAACTTTTATGCCCGCGCTTGCTTTACGTTCTAG
- a CDS encoding DUF6198 family protein codes for MEKQTRSKRELLRRYVVFMFSLFIIAFGTSLAIRANLGSSPISCPPYVLSLSPGTKMSMGQYVICMHILFILSQIALLRKDFQPIQLLQIVISLLFGFYTDLTMWLTQPFQFDSTTTGYLLRFVQLCIGGGLLAYGISIEVRCDVLMMAGEGFPLAISKALHSDFGKVKIFSDTGLVLIGVVFCFAYFGTWHWEMIGLGTLFSMFYVGYMVRYFSPRVAWLDRVFCPAANSRT; via the coding sequence ATGGAGAAGCAAACAAGAAGTAAAAGAGAATTGCTGCGCAGATATGTAGTTTTTATGTTCTCCCTATTTATAATAGCATTTGGCACTTCTTTGGCTATCAGGGCAAACCTGGGTTCATCGCCTATCTCTTGCCCGCCATACGTGTTAAGTCTTTCCCCCGGTACAAAGATGTCAATGGGACAGTATGTAATATGCATGCACATATTATTCATCCTCTCTCAAATTGCGCTGCTGAGAAAAGACTTTCAGCCTATCCAGCTGCTGCAAATTGTAATCAGCTTGCTGTTTGGATTTTACACAGATTTAACAATGTGGCTGACCCAGCCATTTCAATTTGACAGCACCACAACCGGCTACCTGCTGAGATTTGTTCAGTTGTGCATTGGCGGAGGTTTGCTGGCTTATGGCATTAGCATAGAAGTACGTTGCGATGTCCTTATGATGGCAGGAGAGGGATTCCCTCTTGCTATCTCAAAGGCGCTGCATTCAGATTTTGGAAAAGTTAAAATATTTAGCGACACGGGGTTAGTTCTAATAGGAGTTGTTTTTTGTTTTGCCTACTTTGGAACTTGGCATTGGGAGATGATAGGTCTGGGGACTCTATTCTCCATGTTTTATGTTGGTTATATGGTTAGATATTTCAGTCCCCGTGTCGCTTGGCTGGACAGGGTATTTTGCCCTGCCGCTAATTCTAGAACGTAA